GGCGCGCTTGGCGGCAGCTCCAGCAGCGAGCCGTAGAAAAGGTCCGCCGCATCCATATCGAATGCGAAGCACCCTTCGTGTCTTTCAAAAGCAAGGATTGGCGTGGCGCGCGATCGCCGCACAAGAAAATGTACTTGACGAGGCGCTCCCGGCCGGAGAAGTGAGATGAGACGAACTGTGCCGTCGAACGTGAAGGTCTCGACGTTGCGCGCTGCACTTGGCGCTATCATCGCGGTTACGCTGGGTATGTTGATCGCCTCGACGGTCGCGGCTAACGCCACGGCGCGCGGCGCCGATTCGGTGCTGCCCAACGGCTGGCCGATTCTACCGCCGCAAGGGCTTGTCAGGCAAACCGATACCATGCCGCAAGGCGGCGCCGCGTCGCCCGACGGTAAGATTCTCGCGATCGTCGATTCGGGCTTCAATCCCGCTACGTTGCGTTTGTACAAAACGGCGAACCTCGATAAGGTGGCGACGGTGGCGCTGAACGGCGCCTTCGGCCGGCCGCTATGGATCGACTCGGGGCATGTGCTCGTGGCCGGCGACAACGCCGACGCGATATTTGAGCTCGACGTCTCAACCCAGTCGGTCCACAAGATCGCGATGCCCGCCAAGTCGCACCCGATCGAGATCGCGAGAGCTCGTGATGGCACGATCGCTGTTGCCGATGACGGCGACGGCTTGGTGAGAATCGGTGCATTGAACGATCTCGCACACGGCCGCGACGTACGGATCGGCCTGCACCCCGGCGCATTGATCTTCTCAAGCGACGGCAGCACGCTCTTCGTGGCGGACCGATCCGGCAGCTTCGTGGGCGCGGTGGATACGAAATCGCTTCATGTGCGCCCGATACGAACGGGATTACATCCGACGGCTTTGTTGATCGCGGGGGACGAGCTTTACGTCGCAGCAAGCGATGCCGATGCGGTCGATGTGTATGATGTTCGGTCGGGCACTCAGATCGCGGACATTTTCGTCAGTGACGAAAAGGCCGGCAAACGGCTCGCCGGCGCGTCACCGAACGCAATCGCGGCTTCCGGTGATGACGTTTTCGTCAGCCTTGGTGCCGCGAATTCTATCGCCGTGCTGCGACATCACCGCGTCGTATCTCGGATCGCGACGGGCTGGTACCCGACGGACGTCGTGCCGGTCGGCGGCCGGTTGTTCTTGATCAATGGAAAGGGCGAGCGGTCACGGCCGAATCCGCATTTCGACGCAAAAGGCAAGAGCAATCGCGACTACATAGCGGCGATTCAGGTCGGTTCGATAAGGACGTACGAAATCGATCGGATTCCCTCAAGCCAGGGGAGCCCGCAAGGCGCCGTGGGTTGGGATACGAGGGACGCAACCGCTGTGTTGGGCCCGCATAGTCCCATAAAACACGTGTTCTTCATTCTAAAAGAGAACCGCTCGTACGACCAAGTGCTCGGCGACATTCGCCAAGGCAACGGTGATCCTTCGCTTGTATGGTTCGGTGCGGCGGTGACGCCGAATCAGCACGCCCTGGCGATGCGATTCGGGCTGTTCGACAACGCGTACACAAGCGGCGAGGTGAGCGATTCGGGGCATAACTGGTCCGATACCGCGTTTGCGAACGACTACGTCGAGCGATTTTGGCCGCCGACGTATGGCGGCCGGCGCGACAACGACGACGTGCTCAGCGGTGAAGGCGCCGGCGTGCCGCAGCACGGTTACATGTGGGATGCTGCGGCACGTTCTCACGTCTCATTTCGCGACTACGGCGAGATGACGAACGTACCCGGACCCGGTGCGGCTGCGTCGGCGCCTGCTCCGACTCTTCGTGGCCGCTACGATCAAAAGTATGTCGCATGGGACCTCGACTATAGCGATTTGGACCGCGAGAAGGAGTGGAGCCGCGAGTTTGACGCGTTCGCACGTCGCGGCCAAGTGCCTCAGCTTGAGTACATTTGGCTGCCCGGCGATCACACGTACGGGAGCCGGGCGGGAAAGCCCACGCCCGTGGCTTATGTGGCGACGAACGATTATGCGCTCGGTTTGATCGTGCAAAAGATCTCGCATTCAAGCGTGTGGAATTCATCAGCGATCTTCATCATCGAAGACGACGCGCAAGACGGCGCGGATCACGTGGACGACCAGCGCACGACGCTGTACGTCGCATCTCCATACGCACGAGGCGGAGTCATCCACGATCAATACTCGACGGTGAGCGTGCTTCGAAGCATCGAGCTCATCCTTGGGATGCAGCCGCTGTCCACCTACGACGCGATGGCAGTACCCATGGATCACGCGTTCACGGCGAAGGCGAACCCGCAAGCATTTACCGCCATATCGCCCAAGGTCGACACGGGAGCGAAGAATTCGAAGGTGGCGTACGGCGCGAAGATAAGCGCAGCATTGGACTTCTCGAAACCCGATGCTGTCCGTCCCGGCGTCCTACTGGATATCCTCGCCCACAACCGGGAGATCGCAAAGCGGCGCCGGTTTTAGTAGTTGAACGATTGTATCGCCAAAAACATGTGCTGCGGTTCGACGATTTCAGAGATGAAGCCGATCCGCTTTTGCGGATTCAACGCGATGAGCGACGGGCTGATCGGCAACCGTTGGACTGCGATCGTTTCCTGGACATTCCCCTTCTCATCGTAGACATAGATACGCGGTTGAGGGTTGCTAGGGTTTCCGGTCGAGCTGTACTGCTCGACGAGAAACACGTCGTGGATGGGATCGAACTCGACATCGAGTCCCGCGTCGAGTTCCGAACCATTGGGAATTTCAACTTCGAATCCGGTCTGCTTGGTCAAGTCGTAGAACTCCACGCCACCGTCGATCAACGTGGTCGTGCACAGGGTATTTGTGGCGGGATCCACTGCGATGCCGTCGACGCTGCCCAAGCCTAGACCGGTGAACTTAGCCATCTTGCCCGTCATGAGATCGACCGTCGCGACGACCGGCGCACAGGTCCGGCAGCCGATTGAGCCCGAGAGAATCGCTTGATTCGTCTTGCTGTCGTAGGCGAGCAGCGGAAAGTTTCCGATGAATTCGTCTCTCTTGAAATGGATGGGCGGCCCGAATGTGTTGGCTTCAATATTCGAACCGAACACGTAGATATCTAGGTTGCCGTCGACCTCGTAAGCGGCGACATTTCGCGTTCCCTGGCTTCTACTTATCGTCCATAGCCCGTAATTCGGCTTGAGCGGCGGCGTCCAATCACCCGTGAAGCCGTTCGAGTTGAGTGGGTCCATCGTACGGAATTTGTTCTGACCTGCGTGTTGATGCAAGACGAGTCCTACGTGATGGCCGAAGACGCCCTGAGTCGCGAAATCGTCCAGACCCCGGGTCATCGCCACGACCTTGATGATCTTGCCGGTCGATTGATCGAACGTTTCCGTTGCGGCGAGGTTTTGCCCGCCGGGCAGGGCTAGCGATTCGCTAAACACGCCTTCCGAGCCGTTCGGATCGATATCGTAGCCCAAGATCTCGCCACCGAACATGGGCTTCACGATGACATCCCCGCGATTGAAGATTGCGCCCGGCGGCACAGCGTCCGCCCGCGTCGACATAAACACGAGTGCAAACGCAACTGAAAGCAGGGCGAGATTTGTGAATGTTCTCATCACTGGTCATCCGTCGGCGCAAGGTATATCAAAGTGAAACTATCGCAAGCTCGTGAAATTCGCGTGAAAGAGCCACTGCGAAAATCACAGTCTGCCGGCGGTCCCCGCGATCTGCTCCGCGAGACCCGGCCGGATTATCTCCCGAGTAGGCGCGGCCTGGCAGCGCTATGCTCCAATTTGGAAACTGAAACGCCGAGCCGTTGCAAATGATAGCTCATGGCAAAGGCCGGCTTGGCCGCCGCCGATAATTTAAGTCTCGACTTGCTCCATCGCCGCACCCTTTTAGATGGATCGTCAGGACAATCTTGCGGCATCTTTCGTCTGCGCTAGGAGAGCCTTATGAAAACCGATCCCATTCGCGGCAAAACCATTCAATGGACTTTCAAAGACGGTCCGTTGGCAAAGCAAACGTTCGAGCACGCCTTTTT
This DNA window, taken from Candidatus Eremiobacteraceae bacterium, encodes the following:
- a CDS encoding alkaline phosphatase family protein codes for the protein MRRTVPSNVKVSTLRAALGAIIAVTLGMLIASTVAANATARGADSVLPNGWPILPPQGLVRQTDTMPQGGAASPDGKILAIVDSGFNPATLRLYKTANLDKVATVALNGAFGRPLWIDSGHVLVAGDNADAIFELDVSTQSVHKIAMPAKSHPIEIARARDGTIAVADDGDGLVRIGALNDLAHGRDVRIGLHPGALIFSSDGSTLFVADRSGSFVGAVDTKSLHVRPIRTGLHPTALLIAGDELYVAASDADAVDVYDVRSGTQIADIFVSDEKAGKRLAGASPNAIAASGDDVFVSLGAANSIAVLRHHRVVSRIATGWYPTDVVPVGGRLFLINGKGERSRPNPHFDAKGKSNRDYIAAIQVGSIRTYEIDRIPSSQGSPQGAVGWDTRDATAVLGPHSPIKHVFFILKENRSYDQVLGDIRQGNGDPSLVWFGAAVTPNQHALAMRFGLFDNAYTSGEVSDSGHNWSDTAFANDYVERFWPPTYGGRRDNDDVLSGEGAGVPQHGYMWDAAARSHVSFRDYGEMTNVPGPGAAASAPAPTLRGRYDQKYVAWDLDYSDLDREKEWSREFDAFARRGQVPQLEYIWLPGDHTYGSRAGKPTPVAYVATNDYALGLIVQKISHSSVWNSSAIFIIEDDAQDGADHVDDQRTTLYVASPYARGGVIHDQYSTVSVLRSIELILGMQPLSTYDAMAVPMDHAFTAKANPQAFTAISPKVDTGAKNSKVAYGAKISAALDFSKPDAVRPGVLLDILAHNREIAKRRRF